The following coding sequences are from one Acidaminococcales bacterium window:
- the rplS gene encoding 50S ribosomal protein L19 yields the protein MNIIEILEKEQLKKDIPSFWPGDTVRVHVKVVEGNRERIQAFEGVVIARSGGAVRETFVVRRISYGVGVERVFPLHSPKIDKIEVVRRGVVRRAKLYYLRKLTGKAARIKERR from the coding sequence ATGAATATTATTGAAATTTTGGAAAAAGAACAGTTAAAAAAAGACATTCCAAGTTTTTGGCCAGGCGATACCGTACGTGTCCATGTCAAGGTCGTCGAGGGAAACCGTGAACGCATACAGGCTTTTGAAGGCGTTGTAATAGCGCGTTCCGGCGGCGCGGTAAGGGAAACTTTCGTAGTCCGGCGCATTTCCTACGGAGTGGGGGTGGAACGGGTGTTTCCGTTGCACTCGCCTAAAATCGACAAAATAGAGGTTGTCCGCCGCGGCGTGGTACGCCGGGCAAAACTTTATTATTTGCGCAAACTCACCGGCAAGGCGGCGCGCATAAAAGAGAGAAGATAA
- the lepB gene encoding signal peptidase I produces MFKKINWQNEIKDWLISIVIAIVLAFLIRTFIIEPYMVEGPSMMPTLENHERLLVNKFIYTFDEPKKGEIIVFRYPRDLSRDFIKRVIATGGDTIEIRRGTVYVNGDLKEESYILERAKGSYNKVIVPEGHVFVMGDNRNNSEDSRYPDVGFVPMKLVKGKAFVVFWPAAVWRLLP; encoded by the coding sequence ATGTTTAAAAAAATAAATTGGCAAAATGAAATCAAAGATTGGCTGATTTCGATTGTAATAGCAATCGTGCTGGCGTTTCTGATCAGAACTTTCATCATTGAGCCGTACATGGTCGAGGGGCCGTCCATGATGCCGACTTTGGAAAATCATGAGCGGCTGTTGGTAAATAAATTTATTTATACCTTTGATGAACCCAAAAAAGGCGAAATAATTGTTTTCCGCTATCCGCGCGACCTTAGCCGCGACTTTATCAAACGGGTAATCGCCACGGGCGGAGACACTATTGAAATCAGGCGCGGGACGGTGTATGTAAACGGCGATCTTAAAGAGGAAAGCTATATACTGGAAAGGGCCAAAGGTTCCTATAATAAAGTCATAGTGCCGGAAGGCCATGTGTTTGTAATGGGCGACAACCGTAACAATTCCGAAGACAGCAGATACCCTGACGTGGGTTTTGTTCCCATGAAATTGGTGAAAGGCAAGGCTTTTGTGGTGTTTTGGCCGGCGGCGGTTTGGCGGCTGCTGCCTTAG